GGCACTCCCCGTGGCGCCGGCGGAATGTCCGTGAGCTGGAATTTTCCAATGGTCTTGTTGTCCCGGGCGAACTGCCGCTCGCCCTGCAACACGTGAATCTCCACCCCGGGCTGACTGTCGGAGGCCGTGGAGAAGATTTCCGATTTACGGGTCGGCACCGTTGTGTTGCGCTCAATGAGCCGCGTGAACACTCCCCCCAAAGTCTCGATGCCCAGCGAAAGGGGCGTGACGTCAAGCAACAATACGTCCTTCACGTCACCCTTCAGCACTCCACCCTGGATCGCCGCGCCGACCGCCACGACTTCGTCGGGATTCACGCCCTGATGGGGCTGCTTGCTCACCAGCGCCCGCGCCGTCTCCACCACCCGCGGCATGCGGGTCATGCCCCCCACCAGCACCAACTCGTCGATCTTCTCCGCCGGCAGCTCGGCGTCCTTCAAACAGTTCCGCGTGGGCAACATCGTGCGCTCGAACAAATCGTCGCACAATTGCTCCATCTTGGATCGGCTCAGCTTCAGACTGATGTGCTTCGGGCCGCTCGCATCCGCCGTGATAAACGGCAAATTGATGTCGTACTGCTGCGAGCTGGATAGAGCGATTTTCGCCTTCTCAGCTTCTTCCTTGATGCGCTGCAGCGCGTCGGCCTGCTTGCGCAGATCCATTCCGTGCTCACGCTTAAACTCGTCCAGAATCCAATCGATGATCTTGTTGTCCCAATCATCGCCGCCCAAATGCGTGTCGCCGTTGGTCGCCTTCACCTCGAACACCCCGTCCCCGATCTCCAGCACCGAGATGTCAAACGTCCCCCCTCCCAAATCGTAAACCGCGATTTTTTCGTCCTTCTTCTTGTCGAGCCCGTAGGCCAGCGAAGCCGCCGTCGGCTCGTTGATGATGCGCAACACTTCCAAACCCGCAATCTTCCCCGCGTCTTTGGTCGCCTGGCGCTGCGAATCGTTGAAATATGCCGGCACAGTGATGACAGCC
The sequence above is a segment of the Verrucomicrobiota bacterium genome. Coding sequences within it:
- the dnaK gene encoding molecular chaperone DnaK; translation: MAKVIGIDLGTTNSCMAVMEGGEPLVLENSEGKRTTPSVVAFAKSGERLVGDAAKRQAVTNPRNTVYSIKRFMGRKYEEVQEEIKRVPYKVVRAANGDAAVEVEAEGKVKIYSPPEISAMILAKLKADAELRLGETITQAVITVPAYFNDSQRQATKDAGKIAGLEVLRIINEPTAASLAYGLDKKKDEKIAVYDLGGGTFDISVLEIGDGVFEVKATNGDTHLGGDDWDNKIIDWILDEFKREHGMDLRKQADALQRIKEEAEKAKIALSSSQQYDINLPFITADASGPKHISLKLSRSKMEQLCDDLFERTMLPTRNCLKDAELPAEKIDELVLVGGMTRMPRVVETARALVSKQPHQGVNPDEVVAVGAAIQGGVLKGDVKDVLLLDVTPLSLGIETLGGVFTRLIERNTTVPTRKSEIFSTASDSQPGVEIHVLQGERQFARDNKTIGKFQLTDIPPAPRGVPQIEVTFDIDANGILNVNAKDLGTGKQQKITITASSGLSKDEVERMRKDAESHADDDKRRREEVEARNEADNAVYRTEKMLKESGDKIPGQDKAKIEKAAAAVQEALKSGDAQAIRTASEQLNAAWQSVSAELYKQASASQGAGGDGADKPPGEAAGESVGGPSGRKNDGPIIDAEVVDDPKK